A genome region from Marinobacter panjinensis includes the following:
- the nqrE gene encoding NADH:ubiquinone reductase (Na(+)-transporting) subunit E: MEHYISLILKAIFVENMALAFFLGMCTFIAISKKIEAAAGLGIAVVVVLTITVPVNNLLYNTILREGALDWAGLPNVDLSFLGLLTYIGVIAALIQIMEMILDKYIPALYAALGVFLPLITVNCAILGASLFMVERDYTFSESVVYGFGAGVGWALAILALAGIREKLKYSDVPEGLRGLGITFITVGLMSLGFMSFSGISL, translated from the coding sequence ATGGAACACTATATCAGTCTGATACTGAAGGCCATTTTTGTTGAAAACATGGCGCTGGCGTTTTTCCTGGGGATGTGTACGTTCATTGCGATCTCCAAGAAGATCGAAGCCGCTGCCGGGCTTGGTATCGCAGTTGTCGTGGTGCTGACGATCACGGTTCCGGTGAACAACCTGCTCTACAACACCATCCTGAGGGAAGGTGCGCTGGACTGGGCAGGCTTGCCGAACGTTGACCTGAGCTTTTTGGGCCTGCTGACGTATATCGGTGTTATCGCCGCGCTTATCCAGATCATGGAGATGATTCTGGACAAGTACATTCCGGCGCTGTATGCAGCGCTCGGTGTGTTCCTGCCGTTGATCACAGTGAACTGCGCCATCCTTGGTGCCTCACTGTTCATGGTTGAGCGCGACTATACCTTTAGCGAAAGCGTGGTGTACGGGTTTGGTGCAGGTGTTGGCTGGGCGCTGGCGATACTGGCCCTGGCCGGTATCCGTGAAAAGCTCAAGTACAGCGACGTTCCCGAGGGCCTGCGTGGCCTGGGTATCACCTTCATTACGGTTGGTCTGATGTCCCTGGGCTTTATGTCATTCTCAGGCATTTCACTGTAA
- the nqrM gene encoding (Na+)-NQR maturation NqrM codes for MGTFLLVLTIVLLLVAGMSVGVIFGRKPISGTCGGIGAMGISKSCDICGGNTQKCEEENERLASEGNSAEALTYDASNNKTH; via the coding sequence ATGGGTACTTTTCTGCTGGTTCTGACAATTGTTTTACTGCTGGTTGCCGGTATGTCGGTCGGCGTTATCTTCGGTCGCAAGCCTATCAGCGGTACATGTGGGGGTATTGGTGCCATGGGTATCAGCAAATCCTGCGATATCTGCGGTGGTAATACCCAGAAATGCGAAGAAGAGAATGAGCGTCTTGCCAGTGAGGGCAATTCAGCAGAGGCATTAACCTACGACGCCTCCAATAACAAGACCCACTGA
- a CDS encoding NADH:ubiquinone reductase (Na(+)-transporting) subunit D, with translation MADASAKQVLFEPIFSNNPIALQILGICSALAVTTSMNVTLVMCAAVIAVTAFSNLAVSLVRMQIPGSIRIIVQMTIIASLVIVVDQVLKAYAYEISKQLSVFVGLIITNCIVMGRAEGFAMKNGPWLSFLDGIGNGLGYSVLLIFVAFFRELLGAGSLFGVSLMPVVNEGGWYIPNGLLLLPPSAFFIIGLTIWGLRTWKPEQVEEPDFKMSRHTVKEAF, from the coding sequence ATGGCAGACGCTTCAGCCAAACAGGTTCTCTTCGAACCGATTTTCAGTAACAACCCTATTGCGCTGCAGATACTGGGTATCTGTTCAGCGCTGGCGGTGACCACCAGCATGAACGTGACTCTGGTCATGTGTGCGGCGGTTATCGCGGTAACGGCTTTTTCAAACCTGGCTGTGTCGCTGGTTCGCATGCAGATTCCCGGCAGCATCCGGATTATCGTGCAAATGACCATCATAGCCTCTCTGGTTATCGTGGTGGATCAGGTGCTCAAGGCCTATGCCTACGAAATCAGCAAGCAGTTGTCAGTATTCGTTGGTCTGATCATCACCAACTGTATCGTTATGGGCCGGGCTGAAGGCTTCGCCATGAAGAACGGTCCCTGGTTGAGCTTCCTGGACGGCATTGGTAATGGCCTCGGCTACTCGGTATTGCTTATCTTTGTCGCGTTCTTCCGTGAACTGCTGGGCGCGGGCTCGCTATTCGGCGTATCCCTGATGCCAGTTGTGAACGAAGGTGGCTGGTACATTCCCAATGGTCTGCTACTGCTGCCGCCAAGTGCGTTCTTTATTATTGGTCTTACCATCTGGGGTCTGCGGACCTGGAAGCCGGAGCAGGTGGAAGAGCCCGACTTCAAGATGTCCCGCCACACCGTTAAGGAGGCCTTCTGA
- a CDS encoding FAD:protein FMN transferase, protein MTLSMLRPVRVVLASAILVLAFAALAGCSFEEEEKVWEISGPVFGTQYHINVVLKEDADRLENLAGGIEEVLEGVDASMSTWRDDSELSRFNSLDDQSQWTGISRPLHEVLATAREVSELTGGAFDVTVGPVVNLWGFGPDARPEQVPGDDELSSGLERIGYDKLELQEEPPALRASPNQYVDLSAIAKGYGVDAVSRFLESEGISAFLVEIGGEVRVSGRKPDGEAWRLAIEEPVSQRREINRVVALDSQAMATSGDYRNYYESEGERFSHTIDPKSGKPIRHNLASVTVIADDCMTADALATAFNVMGFEQAKDLATRENIAAYFIVRGEDGFETDYTPAFSSFLAH, encoded by the coding sequence ATGACGCTCAGCATGCTACGACCCGTCAGGGTGGTTCTGGCCAGCGCCATTCTGGTGCTGGCCTTTGCCGCGCTGGCGGGTTGTTCGTTTGAGGAAGAGGAAAAAGTCTGGGAGATATCCGGGCCTGTTTTTGGCACCCAGTATCATATTAATGTGGTATTGAAGGAAGACGCAGATCGGCTTGAGAATCTGGCAGGTGGTATCGAGGAGGTGCTTGAAGGTGTTGATGCCTCCATGTCCACCTGGCGGGACGATTCGGAACTGTCCCGATTTAACAGCCTGGACGATCAGAGTCAGTGGACCGGGATATCCAGGCCGCTTCATGAGGTTCTGGCAACAGCCCGGGAAGTGTCGGAACTGACTGGTGGTGCCTTCGATGTGACCGTGGGCCCGGTGGTCAATCTGTGGGGGTTCGGGCCTGATGCCCGGCCAGAGCAGGTGCCCGGCGATGACGAGCTTTCCTCCGGACTTGAACGCATCGGCTATGACAAGCTTGAGCTACAGGAAGAGCCGCCCGCACTCAGGGCCAGCCCCAATCAGTACGTGGATCTTTCTGCGATAGCAAAGGGTTATGGGGTGGATGCGGTTTCACGCTTCCTCGAATCAGAGGGAATTTCCGCCTTTCTGGTGGAAATCGGTGGTGAAGTGCGCGTTTCCGGGCGTAAACCGGACGGTGAAGCCTGGCGCCTGGCCATTGAAGAGCCGGTTTCACAACGGCGGGAAATCAACCGTGTAGTTGCCCTGGACAGTCAGGCAATGGCAACCTCGGGAGACTATCGTAACTATTACGAATCGGAAGGGGAGCGGTTTTCACATACAATAGACCCCAAGAGTGGCAAACCGATCCGTCACAACCTGGCGTCGGTCACGGTTATAGCAGACGATTGCATGACTGCAGACGCGCTGGCGACGGCTTTCAATGTGATGGGGTTTGAACAGGCAAAAGACCTCGCCACACGTGAAAACATTGCCGCTTACTTTATTGTTCGTGGCGAAGACGGGTTTGAAACGGATTACACCCCGGCTTTTTCCTCGTTCCTGGCACATTAA
- a CDS encoding Na(+)-translocating NADH-quinone reductase subunit A — MIKIKKGLDLPISGAPEQTITDGKPVRHVALIGFDYIGMKPTMVVKEGDRVKRGTLLFTDKKTEGVRYTSPAAGVVKEINRGERRVFQSIVIEIDGDDAETFARYDASDIAGLERQQVVDNLVESGLWATFKTRPYSKVPAIDSAPHSIFVSVMDTNPLAADPTVIIGENSAAFEQGLKILTKLTNGKVFVTGKPGSDVPVPSDDNVEVQQFDGVHPAGNVGTHIHYLDPIAGDKVVWSIGYQDVIDIARLFETGELPVDRIVAVGGPKALKPRMIRTRIGASLTELLEGEIATDCEVRTISGSVFGGRRGDGPCAYLGRFANQISVLEEGYKREFMGWLSPGPNKFSVLNIYLSKLAGSKLFNFTTSTNGSERAMVPVGAYEQVMPLDILPTQLLRSLIIGDTEMAQKLGALELDEEDLALCTFVCPGKYEYGPILRENLTRIEIEG; from the coding sequence ATGATCAAGATCAAAAAAGGCCTGGATCTTCCCATCAGCGGCGCTCCTGAGCAGACCATTACTGACGGCAAACCCGTTCGCCACGTGGCATTGATCGGTTTTGACTACATCGGCATGAAGCCGACGATGGTTGTGAAAGAAGGGGACCGTGTAAAGCGCGGTACGCTGCTGTTTACGGACAAGAAGACCGAAGGCGTTCGTTATACCTCACCGGCAGCCGGTGTGGTCAAAGAAATTAACCGCGGTGAGCGCCGCGTGTTCCAGTCGATTGTCATTGAAATCGACGGCGACGACGCGGAAACATTTGCGCGCTACGATGCCTCCGATATTGCTGGCCTTGAGCGTCAGCAGGTTGTCGACAACCTGGTTGAATCCGGTTTGTGGGCGACCTTCAAGACTCGTCCGTACAGCAAAGTGCCTGCAATCGACTCGGCACCGCATTCCATCTTCGTGTCGGTGATGGACACCAATCCCCTGGCGGCAGACCCCACGGTCATCATCGGTGAGAACAGCGCCGCTTTTGAGCAGGGCCTGAAGATTCTCACCAAGCTGACGAACGGCAAGGTATTTGTCACCGGTAAGCCCGGATCCGATGTACCGGTTCCGTCTGACGACAATGTGGAAGTGCAACAGTTTGATGGTGTTCACCCGGCGGGCAACGTCGGTACCCATATTCACTATCTTGACCCGATTGCCGGCGACAAGGTGGTGTGGAGTATTGGCTATCAGGACGTTATCGACATAGCCAGGCTGTTCGAAACAGGGGAACTCCCGGTAGACCGGATCGTTGCGGTTGGCGGGCCTAAGGCACTGAAGCCGCGGATGATCCGTACCCGCATCGGCGCCAGCCTGACGGAACTCCTGGAGGGTGAAATTGCCACAGACTGCGAGGTTCGCACGATTTCCGGTTCCGTGTTTGGTGGCCGTCGCGGTGATGGGCCCTGCGCCTATCTCGGTCGTTTTGCCAATCAGATTTCTGTTCTGGAGGAAGGCTATAAGCGAGAGTTTATGGGCTGGCTGTCTCCGGGGCCGAACAAGTTCTCGGTTCTGAACATCTACCTGTCAAAACTGGCGGGCAGCAAGCTGTTCAATTTCACCACCTCAACCAACGGCAGCGAACGCGCCATGGTGCCCGTAGGTGCTTACGAGCAGGTGATGCCACTGGATATTCTACCTACGCAGCTGCTGCGTTCGCTGATCATTGGTGACACTGAGATGGCACAGAAACTGGGTGCGCTGGAACTGGATGAAGAAGATCTGGCACTGTGCACGTTCGTGTGCCCGGGTAAATACGAATACGGTCCGATTCTCCGTGAGAACCTGACCCGAATCGAGATCGAGGGCTAA
- a CDS encoding glyceraldehyde-3-phosphate dehydrogenase: MIPLIGRLYRKNNVVTSVYGRSIINQSVIDIIRAHRFVRQVEDSELSVHNTLPILQAMDSMDLGRGHVDIGKLAVKFKEEGGSLEDFLKREIGPIIGQYQTQSEEDAENDTKDIVLYGFGRIGRLLARILIEKAGGGNNLRLRAIVVRNGGADNDLEKRASLLRRDSVHGPFNGTISVDEENSALIANGNFIKVIYSAGPDQVDYTQYGINNAIVIDNTGIWRDEAGLGLHLKSKGVSRVMLTAPGKGDIKNIVHGINNDWITNEDRILSAASCTTNAITPVLKAIVDEYGIEDGHVETVHSYTNDQNLIDNYHKGSRRGRSAPLNMVITETGAAKAVAKALPELKGKLSGNAIRVPTPNVSMAILNLNLAKEVTVEGVNEYLRDMALHSELQKQIDFVNSPEVVSTDFVGSRHAGIVDAQATIANGKRLILYVWYDNEAGYSAQVIRVVNQMAGVTYPIFPKRARD; this comes from the coding sequence ATGATTCCGTTGATTGGCCGTCTCTACCGCAAAAACAATGTGGTGACGTCCGTTTACGGTCGTTCCATTATTAACCAGTCGGTCATCGACATTATTCGAGCGCACCGATTTGTGCGCCAGGTTGAGGATAGTGAGCTGTCTGTCCATAACACCCTGCCTATCCTGCAGGCGATGGACAGTATGGATCTGGGGCGCGGCCATGTGGATATTGGCAAGCTTGCAGTGAAATTCAAGGAGGAGGGTGGTTCTCTCGAGGATTTCCTGAAGCGCGAGATTGGCCCGATCATAGGTCAGTACCAGACCCAGTCGGAAGAGGACGCCGAAAACGACACCAAGGACATTGTGCTTTATGGTTTTGGTCGTATCGGTCGCCTGCTGGCCCGCATCCTGATCGAAAAAGCCGGCGGCGGCAACAACCTTCGACTGCGTGCCATTGTTGTACGCAACGGTGGTGCCGACAATGACCTCGAAAAACGAGCCAGCCTGCTGCGCCGCGATTCGGTTCATGGTCCGTTCAATGGCACCATTAGCGTAGATGAAGAGAACTCGGCGCTGATCGCCAATGGTAACTTCATCAAGGTGATTTATTCCGCGGGCCCGGATCAGGTGGATTACACCCAGTACGGTATCAATAACGCCATTGTGATTGATAACACCGGTATCTGGCGTGATGAGGCCGGCCTTGGCCTGCACCTGAAGTCCAAGGGAGTCAGTCGGGTGATGTTGACCGCGCCCGGTAAGGGCGATATCAAGAACATTGTTCACGGTATCAATAACGACTGGATTACCAATGAGGATCGTATCCTCTCGGCGGCGTCCTGTACCACCAACGCCATCACGCCGGTGCTCAAGGCGATCGTTGATGAGTACGGCATCGAAGATGGTCATGTTGAAACGGTGCATTCCTACACCAACGACCAGAACCTGATCGACAATTACCACAAGGGCAGCCGTCGCGGTCGCAGTGCGCCCCTGAACATGGTAATTACCGAAACAGGTGCCGCCAAGGCCGTTGCCAAGGCGCTGCCGGAGCTCAAAGGCAAATTGTCCGGCAACGCGATTCGTGTACCGACCCCGAACGTATCCATGGCCATTCTCAACCTGAACCTGGCCAAAGAGGTCACGGTTGAAGGGGTCAATGAGTACCTCCGCGACATGGCACTGCACTCCGAGTTGCAGAAGCAGATCGATTTCGTCAACTCGCCGGAAGTGGTCTCTACCGATTTTGTCGGTTCGCGCCACGCCGGTATTGTGGATGCCCAGGCCACCATTGCTAACGGCAAGCGCCTGATTCTCTACGTGTGGTACGACAATGAGGCGGGTTACAGCGCCCAGGTTATCCGTGTGGTTAACCAGATGGCAGGTGTCACCTATCCGATCTTCCCGAAACGGGCCAGGGACTGA
- the nqrF gene encoding NADH:ubiquinone reductase (Na(+)-transporting) subunit F, translating into MNTEIILGVVMFTVIVLALVAVILAARSRLVSTGDVTIEINDDPEHTLKTEAGSKLLGTLANNGIFLSSACGGGGTCAQCKCKVLEGGGAMLPTEKTHFTNREEKEGWRLSCQVPVKQDMKVEVPEEFFGVKKWECEVISNHNVATFIKELVLKLPEGEEVDFRAGGYVQLECPPYEIDFKDFDIEEEFHEDWDKHNIWRYKAVNKEETIRAYSMANYPDEKGVLKFNIRIATPPPGTDHPPGIMSTYVFALKPGDKITVMGPFGEFFAKKTDAEMVFIGGGAGMAPMRSHIFDQLKRLNSKRKISFWYGARSVREMFYVEDFDMLAEENENFEWHVALSDALPEDNWEGPTGFIHNVLYETYLKDHPAPEDCEYYMCGPPIMNASCIKMLKDLGVEDENIMLDDFGG; encoded by the coding sequence ATGAATACAGAAATCATTCTCGGCGTGGTCATGTTCACTGTTATCGTACTGGCCCTTGTCGCGGTCATCCTCGCGGCACGGTCCAGGCTGGTAAGCACCGGTGATGTGACCATCGAAATCAACGATGATCCCGAGCACACACTGAAAACGGAAGCCGGCAGCAAGCTTCTCGGTACCCTGGCCAACAATGGCATCTTCCTGTCGTCAGCCTGTGGCGGCGGTGGTACCTGTGCCCAGTGCAAGTGCAAGGTTCTGGAAGGCGGCGGTGCCATGCTGCCTACGGAGAAAACCCACTTCACCAATCGTGAAGAGAAGGAAGGCTGGCGTCTGTCGTGCCAGGTGCCTGTAAAACAGGATATGAAGGTTGAGGTGCCGGAGGAGTTCTTTGGCGTCAAGAAGTGGGAATGCGAAGTTATTTCCAACCACAACGTTGCAACCTTCATCAAGGAACTGGTACTGAAGCTTCCGGAAGGCGAAGAAGTGGATTTCCGGGCTGGCGGTTACGTCCAGTTGGAGTGTCCTCCTTACGAGATCGATTTCAAGGATTTCGACATCGAGGAAGAGTTCCACGAAGACTGGGACAAGCACAACATCTGGCGCTACAAGGCAGTCAACAAGGAAGAGACCATTCGCGCCTATTCCATGGCGAACTACCCGGACGAGAAGGGTGTTCTCAAGTTCAACATCCGTATTGCCACGCCACCTCCGGGCACAGATCATCCACCTGGCATCATGTCCACTTATGTGTTCGCCCTGAAGCCGGGTGACAAGATCACCGTGATGGGACCATTCGGTGAGTTCTTCGCCAAGAAGACCGATGCCGAGATGGTATTTATCGGCGGTGGTGCCGGCATGGCACCGATGCGCTCCCATATTTTCGACCAGCTGAAGCGCCTGAATTCCAAGCGCAAGATCAGCTTCTGGTACGGCGCACGAAGTGTCCGGGAGATGTTCTATGTCGAAGATTTCGACATGCTGGCGGAGGAGAACGAAAACTTCGAATGGCATGTGGCATTGTCTGATGCTCTGCCTGAAGACAACTGGGAAGGTCCGACCGGGTTCATTCACAATGTGCTCTACGAAACCTATCTGAAGGACCATCCGGCCCCTGAGGACTGTGAGTACTATATGTGTGGGCCCCCAATCATGAACGCCTCCTGTATCAAGATGCTGAAGGATCTTGGGGTGGAAGATGAGAACATCATGCTGGATGACTTCGGGGGTTAA
- a CDS encoding NADH:ubiquinone reductase (Na(+)-transporting) subunit B produces the protein MAIRQFLDGIEHHFEKGGKYERWYALYEAVDTIFYTPGSVTSTTSHVRDGVDLKRIMITVWLCTFPAMFFGMWNIGFQANSFLAENPDALMGDGGLRTAFISALAGNNAASIWDNFVYGMAYFVPIYFVTFVVGGFWEVLFATVRRHEVNEGFFVTSVLFALICPPTIPLWQVALGITFGVVIGKEVFGGTGKNFLNPALTGRAFLYFAYPAQISGDTVWTAVDGFSGATALSWAASGGLEALETQIGWMSAFMGSIQGSMGETSTLAVLIGGIILLVMKIASYRIVGGVMIGMIGMSLLLNVIGSETNAMFDVPAHWHLVMGGFAFGMMFMATDPVSAAMTNTGRWCFGILVGVMTVLIRVINPAFPEGIMLAILFANLFAPLMDHYVVQANIKRRLARG, from the coding sequence ATGGCAATCCGACAGTTTCTCGATGGCATAGAACACCACTTTGAAAAAGGTGGCAAGTACGAGCGCTGGTATGCGCTGTACGAGGCCGTCGATACCATTTTCTATACTCCCGGCTCGGTGACATCCACTACCTCTCATGTGCGCGATGGGGTCGACCTGAAGCGCATCATGATCACGGTGTGGCTGTGTACCTTCCCGGCGATGTTCTTCGGTATGTGGAACATCGGCTTTCAGGCCAACAGCTTCCTGGCTGAAAACCCCGATGCCCTGATGGGTGACGGCGGCCTGCGTACTGCTTTTATCAGTGCCCTGGCGGGTAACAACGCCGCCAGTATCTGGGACAACTTCGTTTACGGCATGGCCTACTTCGTGCCCATCTACTTCGTTACCTTCGTCGTTGGTGGTTTCTGGGAAGTGCTGTTTGCCACGGTTCGCCGTCATGAAGTCAACGAAGGGTTCTTCGTAACCTCCGTTTTGTTCGCGCTGATCTGCCCGCCCACCATTCCGTTGTGGCAGGTGGCCCTGGGTATCACCTTTGGTGTGGTTATCGGCAAGGAAGTGTTTGGCGGAACCGGCAAGAACTTCCTGAATCCGGCCCTGACCGGCCGTGCGTTTCTGTACTTTGCCTACCCGGCGCAGATTTCCGGTGACACAGTATGGACAGCGGTTGATGGATTCAGCGGTGCAACGGCACTCAGCTGGGCAGCCAGCGGTGGCCTGGAAGCACTGGAAACCCAGATTGGCTGGATGTCGGCGTTCATGGGCTCTATCCAGGGCTCAATGGGTGAGACCTCGACGCTCGCAGTACTGATCGGCGGTATCATTCTGCTGGTGATGAAGATCGCCTCCTATCGCATTGTCGGGGGTGTAATGATCGGCATGATTGGCATGTCGCTGCTGCTGAACGTTATCGGCTCCGAGACCAATGCCATGTTCGACGTGCCTGCGCACTGGCACCTGGTCATGGGCGGTTTCGCCTTTGGCATGATGTTCATGGCCACGGACCCCGTGTCTGCTGCCATGACCAATACCGGGCGCTGGTGCTTCGGTATACTGGTAGGCGTTATGACCGTGCTGATCCGCGTGATCAACCCGGCTTTCCCGGAAGGCATCATGCTGGCAATCCTGTTTGCCAACCTCTTTGCACCGCTGATGGACCACTATGTGGTTCAGGCAAATATCAAACGGAGGCTTGCACGTGGCTAA
- a CDS encoding Na(+)-translocating NADH-quinone reductase subunit C, translating into MAKAKETVSRTLMVALVLSIAFSVVVSTAAVMLRPAQVKNQNLDIRSNILAAAGMLEEGMSADEIEEIFSRFDVRLVDLDSGNYVEPDAVGVEDPMKYDMYKAASDPSLSTDIPASEDKAGIKRRPDVAKIYTLSEDGELVRVVLPIHGYGLWSTLYGFVSLEGDANTIEGLGFYDHAETPGLGGEVDNPRWKSQWVGKEVYGDELEEPQIRLVKGGVSSGASDKEHKVDALSGATLTSRGVEQLVNYWMGDRGFAPYLKKLREGEV; encoded by the coding sequence GTGGCTAAAGCTAAAGAAACTGTCTCCAGAACGCTGATGGTTGCACTGGTGTTGAGTATTGCCTTCTCTGTTGTGGTTTCGACCGCCGCGGTAATGCTTCGTCCGGCGCAGGTCAAAAACCAGAATCTCGACATTCGATCCAACATTCTGGCTGCGGCTGGTATGCTTGAAGAAGGAATGTCGGCTGACGAGATTGAAGAAATCTTCTCACGCTTCGACGTGCGGCTGGTGGACCTCGATTCCGGAAACTACGTGGAACCTGACGCGGTCGGTGTTGAGGATCCGATGAAGTACGACATGTACAAAGCGGCCTCTGATCCGTCCTTGTCCACAGATATCCCGGCGTCAGAAGACAAAGCCGGTATCAAGCGTCGTCCGGATGTGGCCAAGATCTATACCCTGAGTGAGGACGGCGAACTTGTCAGAGTTGTGCTTCCGATTCATGGCTACGGACTGTGGTCCACTCTGTATGGGTTTGTGTCGCTGGAAGGCGATGCCAACACCATTGAGGGGCTGGGCTTCTATGACCACGCAGAAACTCCCGGGCTTGGCGGCGAAGTGGATAACCCTCGCTGGAAGAGTCAGTGGGTTGGCAAAGAAGTGTATGGCGATGAGCTGGAAGAGCCGCAGATTCGCCTGGTCAAGGGTGGCGTGAGCTCCGGAGCATCCGACAAGGAGCACAAGGTGGATGCGCTGTCCGGTGCGACCCTGACGAGCCGTGGTGTTGAACAGCTGGTCAACTACTGGATGGGTGACCGGGGCTTCGCACCGTACCTGAAAAAACTTCGTGAAGGGGAGGTCTGA